DNA sequence from the Rhipicephalus microplus isolate Deutch F79 unplaced genomic scaffold, USDA_Rmic scaffold_605, whole genome shotgun sequence genome:
cgaccacctggggttctttaacgtgcacccaaatctgagcacacaaacctacagcatttccgcctccatcgaaaatacagccgccgcagccgggattcaatcccgcgacctgcgggtcagcagccgagtaccttagccactagatcaccgcggcgtggggcgtccatttcggaatcactgttctgcaaaaggtcgatcgaagcaaagATACTTCGCGATGTCATGAATCGCGGGGATtacaagctccagactatcgtattgaacccgcAGTGACCTTGCACAATACACGGATAgccaccatctggtgttctttaacatgcagtgACCTTGCACAATACACGGATAgccaccatctggtgttctttaacacgcaGTGACCTTGCACAATACATGGATAGCCACCagttggtgttctttaacacgcaGTGACCTTGCACAGTACCCGGATAGCGTTTGCCATACATCGAAATGTGACCGACGAGGCCgcaattgaacccgcgaccttcagatcGGCAGCTGAGCACCGAAACCACTACTCCACCACAGCGGGCCCAGTTAATCTTGTAGAGCATCGGAAATCGCGAGTCAGGAATTATAGAAAAGCAATCTTGTCGCACTTACTGTTGAGTAAGGAGAATAAATGCGAATTAGAAGACGGAAAAGAGATGGAGGGCGGGAAGAGCACTCGCCGCATTCTCTTTCGACAACCTTGTTTCATTTCGCGCTCTTTTTTTATGTCGCACGCACAAACAAATCTAGCTATGAGCGCTGCAAATTTAATACTGCAACACAAACACGCAAGCGTGTGTGAAACACGTGATTGGAGTGGgtacgggggggggggaagcagccGCCTCCCCCTAGTCACataaagaaggggggggggggagaggcgcAGAGTCAGCCCTGTACAAAATGaatagggtggggggggggcactgcgacTCGAGGGTGAGGGGCGCGAAGTcggcgcttgtgttgtgtgttctgtgcaatagtggctgcgcttcctagcaagatggatccttaccaactggcccgatgcAATTGTTTATTGAATTGTTTATTAGCTTTTTCAGAGTGTTTTTAATTTTCACTTTGGTGGGCGCAGCGCCTCTGGTTTCTTTACCTTCACCAAAGTAAGCCCTATGCATTGGCATAATAGGGAGAAAGGGTGCTGCTGCGACTAACCTTTGCCTCCCCCCTCCCCTAAAGGGGAACCCTGTCCGCGCCCAAATACTCCGTAGAAATGGTTAACCAAGGAAGCTGAAACATGTGGTCCCATTGCTTAACGCGACCAGCTTTGTATGAAAGACTCTTCTCTTGATTTTTAGTACGGAAGTGTttcatgccggggtccaccaagatTTCAGTGACGCACTTCCATCACGGAAATGACGTTAAAGTGTGGATTAGAAGACAAATAAAAAGAAGCACCGTCAACGGGAGTCGAAACCACGACCTCTCTGTCAGCGACAACAGCTACCGGGCACGAAATCGACTGCACCACGGCCACATTCTTTGTAGGTTCTGCAAACACGCCTTTTGTATCTAACACTGCCCTTTCACAATAATACCCTTGGTAAAGCTTAATAATGCATCATGGCCGTAAAATCCACGATCAGTCTCTTCAACGCGTCGTTTGTACGTATCCGTCCTATTTTGCGCACCTCCAGAAGCAGAAGTTCAATTTCGTCAACGCCTTCACACACTTCCAGGTGGCAACCTTGAAAAAAGCGTCGGCTTATAGCACCCGTCCATGCCTGAAATAGATCTGCAAAGCGTAGAGCAACGCACCTGCTTCGTCTGGATGTCACTCCACGTTAGCGTGCCTCGctcaaaggggccctgaaacacttttttgagtatccatggaattaattcactggaaaagcgtattacttCACTAATTGAACGgcgcaaaaattttaggaatacgtccagtacgagcggaatCACAAAGATTTGACACACGCTGCAATCcaattctctcttctctcgtcccaactaaagctctggaagctgagcagggaggaatgggaggggcaAAGAAAAACGACACTCGTGActttgagaatttttttttcatttttttattcgcATACGCAATTTTTTcggtgcgatcgcgcgcgcacacgtggacaagtgacggcttcCCCgaggcgacctctgtaacaaccgaacGCGCCATATTCAAATCCGCTATTGGGttatagatgggcttactgggccAGCGCGTCCTCTATTTATAGAATAGTCGCTGACTGGGCTTATTTTCCgttatttgtcgagagaagagaaagctatttttagctgactttgatcatttattgtcaattgcaggccgcgtgctgcgctaaaaaatttggctcgcgtgttgttgggagcctctactaccgatcggcagcgttttctgaccatgctcaaaaagtgttgcagggcccacgCGAAAACTTTGGACCGGCCAACAGAGAAGACACGGCGCGCGTTGCATGTCCTTCTAATCAGGTTGTGGCGTTGAATAATTTTATCATGCCGCGGGTAGGCAACCTTAGCCCAAGTTTGGCGTGCAATGACCCGTGCTGTTCTGGATGTCACACCGCTTTCTTTGGTCCCTCTGTCACCGTTATCAGATACAGCTGCCACAGGCATTCATTACCACAGGGGCATGTTGATCAATAATTAACCATGGACGTTGGCCTTTGGAATGGAGATGTGTCAGTAAGCGTCAACGTAGATGTATATACGCAAAACTGTATTTAGCTGTAGCAACAGGCATTGTATAACTTCTCTTATATCAATATACAGTAACTACTCTCAAGGGCGAGGCTCCaaaagccgtgggtctgtacatgctTGTGTTTGGGTATGTGACCGCCTAGTTCTGTAGCTCACCCAGCAGgcgtggacgaacagacagacagacatacagacagacagacagacagacagacagacagacaggcaggcaggcaggcaggcaggcagacaggcagacagacagacaggcaggcaggcaggcaggcaggcagacagacagacagacagacagacagacagacagacagacagacagacagacagacgaacggacggacggacggacatacacaaacatacacaaacatacacagacagacagacagacagacagacagacagacagacagacagacagacagacagacagacagacagaggactCACGGTTTACAGATAAAACCTTCcggagcttcgccccactcatcatcattcactccgtggatatgctgtgacatttCTGTAAGGACACGTGACGTTTTACATCcttgttataccgattcctattaCGGAGATCAACCctgttttttcatttttttatttttctataagACTATAAGCACATTTAAGAGATGCATGCTTGAAACTTCACGTTTGGTGGCAATATTAAAAATACGGAAATATCTTTGTCCTAACGATTCGTGGTGCGGCAGGCATCATACCTTACCCAGATACATATGATGGCACAGCCGGAAAACTAAGTAGACCATTCGTTGTAGCGTATGCTAGCATTGCTTCGTCATCATGATTTCTGCGAACTCACTGGCTGACAGATCGCCCAATTTTGACAATTCTATAGCAATATAGTTATTCACTGTAAGAAAACAAATAAACTGAATTAGATGACCTTCAGCGCTTAGACGATCACCCCTTCTGCATTTCCGTGCATTTCTATGTGAGTACGAACAATACATCACCAACCAGACGACCAGCAAAGCCCTACTAAACCTTCTCGATGTCTTGTCGCAGGTCGTCCCGTTTTCCAGTCTGGCGAAACGTGCCGAAAGCTGCGAGTTGCCATCCACACCGCCCACGCCGGAAGACGTGGCCATGATCATGTTCACCAGTGGCTCCACGGGAACGCCCAAGGGCGTGGTCTTCACGCACGGCGGCCTTGTCTCGGACGTGCACAGCTTCGCCGTGGGCTGCCAGAGGTTCGGCGTGTCCACCTGCAACGACACTTACGTCTCCTACCTACCCTTGGCCCATATGTTCGAACTGATCGCCGAGCTACACCTCTTCGGCGTTGGCGCTCGCATGGGTTTCTCGTCACCGCTGACGCTTACCGACAACGCGACTGCCCTGGCCCGAGGCTGTCCCGGTGACGTGACCCTTCTACGGCCGACCCAGATAGCGACCgtgccgctcatactggacaggCTAGTCAAGGGCATCAACGACGCAGCCGCTTCCAAAGGAGCGATGTTCAAAGCCTTCTTCGACTATGCCGTGGCGTACAAGAACTTCTGGGTCAAGCGCGGCTTCGAAACGCCGATTCTTAACCAGCTCATATTCAAGAAGACCAGCGCTATCCTCGGCGGCAACGTTAAAGCCGTCGCGTGCGGCTCGGCGCCGCTGTCGGTGCAAACGCGCCGCTACCTCGAGGTCTGCCTGTGTTGTCCCATCGCCGAAGGTTACGGGCTCACTGAGACCGGTGGCGCGGCCACCATCATGGACGCCAACGAGGTGAGGGAGAGCAGCGTCGGAGCACCGCTGCCCAAGTGCTACATCCGCCTGGTCGACTGGGAAGAAGGAAAGTACAGCGTCCAGGACAAGCCCAACCCTCGCGGGGAGATACTGGTCGGCGGACCTGGTCTCGCCAAGGAGTACTTCAAGAACGAAGAACTGACGCGAGAGCTGTTCCGCGAAGAGAGTGGGATTCGCTGGTTCTACACGGGCGACATCGGCGAGATCTTTCCGGATGGCACGCTCAAGATCGTCGACCGCAAGAAAGACCTGGTAAAACTGCAGTACGGCGAGTACGTCTCCCTGGGTCGCGTTGAAATGGTCCTCAAGACATGCCCGCTCGTCGACAACATTTTCGCGTACGGCAGTTCCCTGCACACGTACCTGGTGGCGTTCGTGACACCCAACTACCAGCAGTTGCTCAGACTGGGCATGAAACTCGGCAAGAAGGAAAACGCTACCCTGAAGGAACTCTGCGAGGACGGCAACGTTGCGAAGGCCGCCGTCGACATGATCCTGGAGTTCGCGAGGTCCAGAGGACTGCAGAAGACGGAGGTGCCGCGCAAGATCAAACTCTGCCCCGAAGAGTGGATGCCCGACTCGGGGCTGGTGACGCCCACGCTCAAGCTTCGCAGAAAGCCGCTTCAGATGCATTACCAGCGGGACATTGACGAGATGTACCGGCCGGCGGAGGACGTCAGGCTGGTGTGATTGTGCGTTATGTTCTGGACAAAAGAACTATGGTCCTGCTGCAATTAAGTGCAATGTTTCCTGacttcatgtgtttttttttattcttctgctCCATTGACGGTATGTCGATCGCTATTTGTacaaagaaacaacaacaacggATCAAAGACATTTTTCCCAGGCCGCGTACTTAATAGTTTTCCAATGCTAGTTTAATAAGTGGCGCATTGTTGCTGATTATGACTTGTGTGCCTATTTCAAATCCACATAGGGTTTTATTAAAGGAAGGTACAATCCTGGTTATATGTGCCAAAGTTCATGTGCATTGCCTCAAATTATTTGCTGTATATAAGAACTGTATAAGCATTCTATGTTATCCAAATTCAGAAGTATTAGGTCATTTATTTGTTTGCTCGATTGAATTATCGCTTTTTTGTAGGTTGGCTTTGTTTAGTTGATACGAAGATTCGTCACTACAACTTAGTTGTTTGGTGCCTATCACTGGTGTAGCCAGGGGCAGCACAGCAAGCCCGTGTCCCTCTTTCTCGCcagctcgattttttttttcataatcgtTTGCAGAGCGCAAGAGACCATTCGATTACCCTGGCACCATTTCAGATCAAGGAAGTGTACACCGCCAATGAAAACAATCATagtatatccacagagtgaatgatggtgagtggtgGGAAGCTTTGGGGGATTTTATCGGTaaccatccattcatccgtccgtccgtccgtccgtccattgtaaagttaaaatccattggcattcgccagtgagttaacgtaagctcccccgtgtgatcaaattacgattcccaggaaccattacaccataaaggcaccatagtgtgattaataaatataatagtgcgaattaataaatacccctcataacatgaccccgtgtattcgcacttaaccatgttcaccctcggggaaatgcttgggagtttttttttgtatttatctgttatctctagcgtgacctcctgtattctaagctcactaccttcattgtcattaaaaatcacgactgctgatttttccttactgaatctgaaatctaacctatctccctcattaccgcagatgtccaccaatctcggcaaatcttccttgttgttgaccattagcactatattgacgcaaggtgaacgcagtattcaaactacgcgcgctagttcgtgcgccccccccccccccaagagatcaggcggctttatgatcaaacaagaaaaggccgtgacggcgcgcgcttcctcagcacgggattttgatgaagaagaagtggaccaccactcgagggtttttctctctcggagattgatccctttttgctgatcgcctgttacagacgccgctacttttcgggcacaagttcgccccaataaacagttattcgtacaccatttggattgtacgtaacaattctggtggaggtgctaggtgatgatcccaaacccagttggacttcgaggaagcagcccggaaccacgagcagtccaaccaactgagctcacgccagttcatcagcgctccagccgtcgtctacgtggtgagccgccggaattttccctgccactagagcccagagtgtctccagctgcctccggtgagagtaccgaaatgtcgtctccaaccgctgccgcacacgccgtttcgtctcctgtcgctgccacgcacgtcgttgtcgataagccacggacgccggacccttttcatggcgatcctcatgaagacgccgaggattggctggagggttttgagcgcgtcgccaactgcaacggatggcccgaagaacggaagctccgccgagtttatttcgcattgcaggacagcgcatgaacgtggtttgaaaaccatgaaggtaccattcgatcgtgggatgatttccgacgggagctactggccacatacccgagtacagaccgcaaggaaagagctgaagctgccttgcaggcaagaaaccagcgcaacaatgaaagcgtcgcaatgtatgtggaagacatgtgctggttattccgccggtctgatcaaaatatgagcgaggacaagaaacttcggcacctgatgcgtggggtgaagcaggagatttttgccggcttgctccgatgtcccccgcggaacgtcgctgaatttcgcaccgaggcgacagcggttgaaaagactctgcaacatcgagcgaggcactacaatcgagatgttaacgtcgcatccgtagacgcggtgtcagcagtcttcgggaatggcatcgacgtattacgagagctcattcgatcggtggttcgagaagagctccagaagctaaacggcaacccctcaatggtctcgtctttaggggaagttgttcgggaggaggtgagacaggcagtccgtgagcagcagccacaagcccagcctgttcaagcgtcagttccgatacagcccgcagtctcgtacgccgaggtactgagaaacacccctatacctcatttcgtcgcccctggacctcctgtcgccgcccctggaccttatttcgccgcagcaagcacgcatctgccgaaacctcgatttacgccgtccccagccgagactaggatccgaaaagctgatatatggcgcacccctgatcgaattccgctttgttatcactgcggcgaagctggccatctttaccggatgtgtgcatatcgccgagctggacttcggggttttcccgtaaacgctgcctgtccacggaatggggagcgaccttttgaaatcgcggagtacttgtcaacgcgtcaaggggctcactcctcgcagcagcatcactctcggtcgacagcgccactgaggtatcggtcaccaagtccgcgcccatcttcaaactctccgaggcgacttccccaaagcccgcttcgggaaaactagaatcggcgacctggggaggtaaggccgctgccgacgcaagaaaacaacctccagtgccgatttcaaaatgtgatgacggacacgagactacgtgcggaaatggtaacgtcgcttctgatttgtcggtaattatagacggctacgaaacgaatgctttagtagacacaggcgcagactattccgtcatgagcaggggacttgccagaacgctgaaaaaagtgctgaccccttggataggaccacaagtgcgaaccgccgggggacaccttatcgatccggcaggcatgtgtacctctagagttgggatacgcggcttcacctacgtcgccagcttcattgtcctgtcggagtgttcaagatatgtaattatcggaatggactttttgcaggccaatggcgcagtgataaacttgcaggaaacgtgcgtctcgttctcgacgaaacacgccatcgcgactttcgagagtgaaaaacgattcgatgcgctccagattgcaggtgatgatgtaacagtacctgcaagatccatcatcgttgtcaccgtaaaaagcaatgtgtacaacgactatgaaggaatggcagaaagcaatactgggctattactcgagaaagggatctgtgcagcaagaggtattgtacgactgcgtgatgggtgtacgagtgtcttTCTGACAAATTTCccaaatgaggtgcagcaccttgcgaagggaacttgcgaagggaactgtggttggtcacttgcatgattacgttccgattacggatttgaattcttccgagactgcaccactgcaccctgacggtatagattccatactcgcatctatccacatcgaagcagccctatcaccgaaccagaaacaaaaaatcgagagccttatacgggagtacgcctcatgtttttccacgtcatcgaaagtgcaaagaacatctatcatcaaacaccgcatcatagtcgatcaatctgttagacctatttgccagcacccgtaccgagtgtcaccaaaagagagagaagtcatcagaggccaagttgaagaaatgctcagggacgacgtaattcaaccgtcggccagcccatgggcctcacctgtagtactggtaaagaaaaaggaccagaccttgcgcttctgcgttgactaccgaaaattgaacgtcgtcacaaagcgggatgtctatccccttccaagggtcgatgacacccttgacagactacgagacgcgaaattcttttcctctctagacctcaagagcggatactggcagatagaggtggacgaacgagatcgcgagaaaactgctttcgtgaccccagatgggttatacgagttcaaggtactcccatttcgcctgtgttccgcacccgccacatttcagcggatgatggatactgtgctgtccgggttaaaatggcagtcctgccttgtttatctcgatgacgtcgtgatcttttcggccaccttcgatcagcatgtggaacgactacgtactgtgctcgaagcgattagttcagcagggctgacgataaaaaCCCAAAAGCGCCATTTTGATTTTCATGAACTGCTcttcctcggtcatgtggttagctctgaaggcattcgacctgaccccgaaaagacagcaactgtagaaaagtttcctagaccgacagataaaagggctgtgagacgattcttaggactttgtgcctattacagaagattcgttaaagatttttcgaagattgcggagccactaacccgactgacgaaagaagacatgcctttcacctggacaagcgagcaagaagaggcgttcaatgagctacgacagcgactcctacaccaccctgtcctggcacatttccacgaagaagccgaaacagagattcacacggacgcaagcaatttgggactaggcgccgtccttgtgcagctgcaaaacggagaggaaagagtggtcgcatatgctagtcgcactctttcgagagctgaaataaattattcggcgacggaaaaagaatgtctggcggtaatatgggccatacagaaattccgaccgtacttatatggtagaccatttcgagcagtgagcgaccatcactcgttgtgctggctcgcaggcctaaaggacccttctgggcgacttgctagatggagcctcaggttgcaagaatacgacataacagtcgtatacaagtcgggtcgcaagcacagcgatgctgattgcctatcacgcgcaccaatggaatctgcacctggggaagatggagacgactttccgtttcttggggccgtgagcaccgcagacatgactgaatatcagcgatctgacgcggagttgcttaaactgatcaagcatctggaagggcaacccgtgcgtgttcctcgagttttcgtccggggattgtcctcgtacctcatgagaaacaacgttttatacaaaagaaacttcgagcacagcaaggagaaattcctactcgtcgttccttcggccttgcgacccaaaatcctggaagcctgccacgatgacccagcagcaggacacctcggagtgagtagaacattggctcgcatccgcacaaaatactaccggccaaagttactggatgctgtacagcattatgtaaggacatgtagagattgccagagacgcaaaacgcctccattgaaacctgcaggatttctccaaccaattGAACCACATGAGTCTCCGttcgaacaagtaggaatggatctacttggtccatttcccacgtcatcaatgggcaaccgatggatagtagtggcgacagactacttaacccggtatgccgagacagcctctctcaccaggggcacggctatagaagtagctgaatttttcgtcactaacattgtactacggcatggtgccccaaaggtggttatcacggatcgaggtACTGCATTCACTgccaatctgacgcagtccattatgaaacttacccaaacaagtcataggaaaacaacggcttaccacccccaaactaatgggctaaccgagcgactcaactgaactctaaccgatatgttgtccatttacgttgacttggagcaccgtgcgtgggacaagatactgccgtacgccactttcgcttacaa
Encoded proteins:
- the LOC142795291 gene encoding long-chain-fatty-acid--CoA ligase 4-like, which translates into the protein MPSLTHIVCMENTDSKPLEQTTEGPQVVPFSSLAKRAESCELPSTPPTPEDVAMIMFTSGSTGTPKGVVFTHGGLVSDVHSFAVGCQRFGVSTCNDTYVSYLPLAHMFELIAELHLFGVGARMGFSSPLTLTDNATALARGCPGDVTLLRPTQIATVPLILDRLVKGINDAAASKGAMFKAFFDYAVAYKNFWVKRGFETPILNQLIFKKTSAILGGNVKAVACGSAPLSVQTRRYLEVCLCCPIAEGYGLTETGGAATIMDANEVRESSVGAPLPKCYIRLVDWEEGKYSVQDKPNPRGEILVGGPGLAKEYFKNEELTRELFREESGIRWFYTGDIGEIFPDGTLKIVDRKKDLVKLQYGEYVSLGRVEMVLKTCPLVDNIFAYGSSLHTYLVAFVTPNYQQLLRLGMKLGKKENATLKELCEDGNVAKAAVDMILEFARSRGLQKTEVPRKIKLCPEEWMPDSGLVTPTLKLRRKPLQMHYQRDIDEMYRPAEDVRLV